The Anaerolineae bacterium genome contains a region encoding:
- the pdxA gene encoding 4-hydroxythreonine-4-phosphate dehydrogenase PdxA, with the protein MRELWETERPIVAITMGDAAGIGPEIAVRVLCDVGTYRLCRPFIVGDASVIQAVLDGMRLNFTVHPIATVGQARFEPRYLDVLDLHNIDMGRLKKGMVDPMAGAAAYQYVITAADLAMQGEVDAVVTCPICKEALNLAGYEYPGHTEIFAERTGAREYAMMMSAGALRVVILSTHLPLRAALDLISQERILTAVRLADELGRLLGMGVPRIAVPGLNPHASEGGIFGSEELEIIIPAIRQAQAMGFQVSGPFPADMVFYRAVQGEFDFVIALYHDQGLIPIKLLGFGAGVNVTLGLPIVRTSVDHGTAFDIAWQFRASACSLTEAIRWAVQLSKARQRARAGQMPAQ; encoded by the coding sequence ATGCGGGAGCTCTGGGAGACGGAACGTCCGATCGTGGCGATCACGATGGGGGATGCCGCCGGCATCGGGCCGGAAATCGCCGTGCGGGTGCTGTGCGACGTGGGGACATACCGGCTCTGCCGGCCCTTCATCGTCGGCGATGCTTCGGTCATCCAGGCTGTGCTGGACGGCATGCGCCTGAACTTCACCGTCCACCCCATCGCCACCGTGGGGCAGGCGCGTTTCGAACCGCGCTATCTGGATGTGTTGGACCTGCACAATATTGACATGGGGCGTCTGAAAAAGGGGATGGTAGACCCTATGGCCGGCGCGGCCGCCTATCAATACGTCATCACGGCCGCGGACCTGGCCATGCAGGGAGAAGTGGACGCCGTTGTCACCTGCCCCATCTGCAAAGAGGCCCTCAATCTGGCCGGTTATGAATACCCCGGCCACACGGAGATCTTCGCTGAGCGCACCGGCGCCCGCGAATATGCCATGATGATGAGCGCCGGCGCCCTGCGGGTGGTGATCCTCAGCACTCACCTGCCCCTGCGCGCCGCGCTGGACCTCATCAGCCAGGAACGCATCCTGACCGCGGTGCGGCTGGCAGATGAGCTGGGCCGGCTGTTGGGCATGGGCGTGCCGCGCATCGCTGTCCCTGGGCTTAACCCCCATGCCAGCGAAGGGGGCATTTTCGGAAGCGAGGAGCTGGAGATCATCATTCCGGCCATCCGTCAGGCCCAGGCAATGGGCTTCCAGGTCAGCGGCCCCTTCCCCGCGGACATGGTCTTTTACCGCGCTGTGCAGGGAGAGTTTGATTTCGTCATCGCGCTGTACCACGATCAGGGGTTGATCCCCATCAAGCTCTTGGGGTTCGGCGCCGGCGTCAATGTCACGCTGGGCCTGCCGATTGTGCGCACCTCTGTGGACCACGGCACCGCCTTCGACATCGCCTGGCAGTTCCGCGCCAGCGCCTGCAGTCTCACCGAGGCCATCCGCTGGGCCGTGCAGTTAAGCAAGGCCCGCCAGCGGGCGCGAGCCGGCCAAATGCCGGCGCAATAA
- a CDS encoding RibD family protein, whose protein sequence is MPRPWIIVHCLMSVDARLTTARRLETHWEEIAPTAVHEYYRLARHLGVQGILTSASLISLAEHTLAERDIVASDPRQLAPAIVVPDNRGRINWTLIKRKPWFRSAVALCSKKTPKDYLEYLDEEGIHYIVAGEEHVDLEAALDALWERYRIGMLACLGGAQLTGALLRRGLIDEISVVIAPLAIGGMTTPTLFEASDLTGLHQILRLRLSHFMGLEGGAVWLRYEVIPKE, encoded by the coding sequence ATGCCGCGACCTTGGATTATCGTGCACTGTCTGATGAGCGTGGACGCCCGCCTGACCACTGCCCGCCGGCTGGAGACCCATTGGGAGGAAATCGCTCCGACCGCTGTGCATGAATACTACCGCCTGGCCAGACACCTGGGGGTGCAGGGCATCCTGACCAGTGCCTCCCTCATCTCCCTGGCGGAGCACACCCTCGCCGAGCGGGATATCGTGGCCTCTGACCCACGGCAGTTGGCGCCGGCCATCGTCGTGCCGGACAACCGCGGCCGCATCAACTGGACGCTCATCAAGCGCAAGCCCTGGTTCCGTTCCGCCGTGGCCCTTTGTTCCAAGAAAACCCCGAAGGACTACCTGGAGTATCTGGACGAGGAAGGCATCCATTACATTGTGGCCGGCGAGGAGCATGTGGACCTCGAGGCAGCGCTGGATGCCCTTTGGGAGCGCTACCGCATCGGCATGCTGGCATGTCTGGGCGGAGCGCAGTTGACCGGCGCGCTCCTGCGGCGCGGCCTCATCGACGAAATCAGCGTAGTCATCGCGCCTCTGGCTATCGGCGGCATGACCACCCCCACCCTCTTTGAGGCCAGCGACCTCACGGGCCTTCATCAAATCCTGCGGCTTCGGCTGTCGCACTTCATGGGGTTGGAAGGCGGCGCGGTCTGGCTGAGGTATGAGGTAATCCCCAAGGAGTAG
- a CDS encoding L,D-transpeptidase, giving the protein MTWIQPAGQRRWTAAVIFLLLILSAVVVLAGCAPQPYTLAPLPTRTPKPTFTPTPAADMSAQDDAVPPTPTATVIWAQPTPAPTPTYSSPAAAEVPKTGRAILVDQDQQYMYIFEDGVEIRAIPCSTGDPQNHGTKAWRGVVGEYVGTFYSYGTYADYAWYLFDDHGRIMIHGAPYIFDENGQRIYLELDALGRYPVSHGCIRIHPDEARWLTFWNPKGVPIIITPWTGKRSLAEAPRH; this is encoded by the coding sequence ATGACCTGGATACAGCCGGCCGGCCAGAGAAGGTGGACGGCCGCAGTCATATTCCTGTTATTGATATTGAGCGCAGTGGTGGTGCTGGCCGGGTGTGCCCCCCAGCCCTATACGTTGGCGCCCCTGCCGACCCGCACACCCAAGCCGACCTTCACGCCCACGCCGGCGGCGGATATGTCCGCGCAGGACGACGCCGTCCCACCCACCCCCACCGCGACGGTGATATGGGCACAGCCCACGCCGGCGCCAACCCCGACCTATTCCTCGCCGGCGGCCGCCGAGGTCCCTAAGACCGGCCGCGCCATTTTGGTGGACCAGGACCAGCAGTACATGTACATTTTTGAGGATGGGGTGGAGATCCGGGCCATTCCGTGCAGTACCGGTGATCCCCAGAATCACGGCACCAAGGCCTGGCGCGGTGTGGTGGGAGAGTATGTGGGCACTTTTTACTCGTACGGCACCTATGCGGATTATGCCTGGTACCTGTTCGATGATCACGGGCGCATCATGATCCACGGCGCGCCCTATATCTTCGACGAGAACGGCCAGCGCATTTATCTGGAGCTGGATGCGCTGGGCCGCTATCCCGTTTCCCATGGATGTATCCGCATTCACCCCGATGAAGCGCGCTGGCTGACCTTCTGGAATCCCAAAGGCGTGCCAATCATCATCACGCCGTGGACGGGGAAGCGCTCACTGGCGGAAGCGCCCCGGCACTAG